The Malassezia japonica chromosome 9, complete sequence genomic interval CATGCAGCGGCTGCATGTCTgcatcgacgagctcgagatcgagctgcagcacgacggccgtgcgctcgtgctTATTGTGccacgcgtcgagctcggggcAGAGGCACACACGCTCGACCTTGCCCCAATCAAGGTGCTTGTGCGGGGGAAAACTTCGCACGAAATCGCAACGACCACAAAAGAGAcacgcgtcgctctcgacACGAATACAGTGCACGTTCCGCCGGTGCGGATCGCCGTGGCACCATCCGACGTTGTCTACCTTGCTGCTTTTGCGCAGACACTCGCGCCAGGCGAGGGCGACAGCGGGCTGTCGTGCAATGTCGCAGTTGAGTCCATTCATGGCTACCTTGCCTATGAAGAGGAATGCACGGCGTTCCAACATGCACTCGAGACGGACAAGGCGATCCGCCAGGCTCACGTACGCGTCGACGTACACGACATTACTATTCGAACCGGTGCCGTGCGCGAATGCCTTGTCAGGACGGCCACGATCGCACATGTTGACGCGACCAAGCACGTCGTCCTAGCATCTCTCGACGGGCCGCAAGACGGGGCAGAGGAACCTGCCCACGAAtggccgctcggccgcctcccGACATGGGCGCCGACGAATAGCCACGCAGTTCgcgcgcaccttgcgccGGACACGCGCACAATTGAGCTGGGAAGCATCCTTCTCCATGCCGACCCCAAGCCGCTCTACCGCCTCCTTCCGATCTGGAACGCTATCGAGTCCAGCCGGCCGCTCAGCGACTCGATCTGCAGCGActgcgacgaggacgtACAGGTCCGTGCATCGTGCAGTGCCGTACGTGTCACGGTACCACTCGCGCCGTACGACCTGCTtctcgacgcacgccgtgtCCAGGTGCGCTCGGACGCTCGCGGCTTGCATGTGGCACTGGGTGACGTGAGCCTCGCCGATGCTgccttgcgccgcatcgtgcATACGACCGGAGCCACAGTTCACGTCAAAGACCAAGCGCGTCTGGCTCTTGGGCGTATATGCCTTGCTGCGGATCACAAGTGTATCGAGACGCTCagcagcgcagcaagcATCCAGATTCCCGAGTCGTCGGagccggcgctgccgctggACATCGCGGTCGACtcggtcgacgccgagctcctaATGGACAAAAAGACACTCAAGGTGCGAGCcagtgcgctgcaggcgcgtACTCTCCCAAGCCtccacgccgaggtcggcTCGCTCCAGATTGACGGAGAGCATACGTGGGTCGAGGCAATGGGAGCTGAGCATCCCATGTTAGCCATTGACCTCGTTGAACCGTCGCCTGGGGCTAATTTGCGCGAAGCATGCGTCGTCGTGAACGACTGCCGCCTGCTGGTGCCTCGCAATGTCCTAGACTGGGCAGCCGAGCTCCAGATCCTGCTCTCGCCATTGAGCAGCACACCGTCTCGCGAACGCACACGCGTCAGCTGCGTCCTTCGCTCGATCCAGCTCGTAGGTGCTGACGATACCAAGGCGTGTGGGtgcacgctcgacgtcgtGTCTGTGCAGATGCAGCAGGACGGTTTCACGTCGGCTTCGGTCCAGTttggcgaggcggcgctggtcctacacggcgacgaggctgTACCGCTAGGACATATCCGCGACGTCCATATCAATGCAAGTGTAGGAGACGCCTCAACGGTGGATGTGCTGCATGCACGGCTCGGACTTGCTGCGAGCGCAGAAATGCTCCTCGACGTCCAACATATTTTCGAGGAGTACGTTCCAAAAAAGGAGACAACACCTGGAGTGCAGGAAACGCCACAGACGACGTCTTTGGACACGGACCCGGTGCAGGATTATTCGtccgagctcgccgatgTCGAGCAGGATGCTTTTTGCGAGCCGGTTGCTACATCCCTTGATGAGCTGCCTgccccgcacgccgcaccgGCCTATCGCATGTCTCCACGGCCTGGACACGATACATTTCCACAAAACATCAGCAGTGCTCTGCTAGAGGAAGACGACGTCGAAATCCACTTGCTCAATGGGGCAACAATCGCCCCGAAGCGGGCCTACTACGAAACAACCCGTCCTGTATCTCGATATGAGCGAGGAGCCTGGCACATGTCACTGCGCGACTTCCAGTGCACACTGGATTTGCTCCCAGAGCCTTCGCTGCACTCTTCCCCTGCCCTGTCCCCTGCCCCTTCTTCCACGCCCTTCCCAATGCTCAATTTCTCACGCACGCCCAaacctgcgcggcgcccatTCGTGGAGATCCACGCACGCGTACAAGGCGTACACGACCTGTACATGAACCAGTCCCTCCTCACACGCACGGAAATCGTTGTACACGAACTCAAAATTCTCGACGAGTGCCCCACATCAACATGGCATACCTTTCTTGAGCGCGACACGTCGCTACGGGATCCACATGCTCATGCCGGCCCCTTGGCACGCATTCTCCTCCATTCCATGGCTGCTTCCGAGCATCCGGAAGTGCGTGTCAAggcccgcgtcgcgcctTTGCGCTTGTATATCGACCAGGACGTTAAGGACTTTTTGGAATCctttggcgagcgcctcacCCAGGGCAACAATGCATCAGcgtccggcacgccgttTATCCGCTATGCCGAAATCTTCCCTGTGCATTTGAAACTCGACTACAAACCAAAACGAATTGACTACAATGGCTTACAACAGGGCTCAAGTTCCGAGCTGATCAATCTCTTCCACTTTGACGCGTCGGTCATGGTCCTCCGCCGCGCAACTGTGCATGGGCTCCACGGCTGGGCGCACCTCTTCCGCGTCTTGGACCGCATCTGGGCGCCGGACGTACGTGCCAATCAAATTGCCGACGTTGTTGCCGGCATCGCGCCTGTACGCACCGTCGTGAACCTCGGTGCTGGCCTCGTGGATTTAGTGCTTTTGCCCGTGGAACAGTACCAATCGGACGGTAACCTTGTTCGTGGTTTACATCGCGGAGCCTCTGGCCTTGtccaggccgccgcgctcgagacaCTGCGTATTGGAGCCCAAATTTCTGCAGGAACGCAAGTCCTTCTCGAGCGAGCAGAGCAcatgctcggcggcgatgttgctgtgccgctcgaaggcgagacgctcgaggcgagcCAAGTCTTTGTTCCGGACCGGGTGAGTGTGAatgccgatgcgccgcggaACAtgcccgacgccgcgcgacaGGCATGGCGTGGTCTTCACCATGGTATGCagtcggcctcgcgcacgatccttgccgtgccgcggcgcgataCGGCGTCGGACGGGCGCTCGGTGGTCCGTGCGGTACCGGTCGCCATGCTCCAaggcgcggtcggcgcgacggatgcgtcgcggcgcctctttgTGGGTATGCAAACGACGTTAGATCCACAAGTGGCTTCGGCTACGGAGCGCAAGTACAAGAGGCGGGATGCAAGTCGGTAATATTGCGAGTGATCCCAAATTTCAAATGTCTATAATAGGGGGGGGTAAGGTTATGCAGTCCAGAATCTACGATCGATCCAAATTAAGCTAAGCGCCGGGTATCCACAGCTGGTACAACAAGTTCAAGGTCCAGGCAACAAGGGAGCGCAGAGCAGGGTCGTACAGGAGATTAGTTGTTGACCAAGTCCTGCACCTTTTTCACGacgtcctgctcgagcttgtGAAGCCCCTTGTTGAACTGCTTCTTGTACGTGCTCGTCGTCTGAGACGTCACGACCTTAGCCTTCTTGTAGTAGCTCACTGTGTCTGACAAGTACTGCTCGACAAATCCAACGCGGGAAAGCGTCAGTTGATTTGCAAACGATTGGGCAGTCAAGAACCCGTCTGCGTACCCGAGATTTCCAGCGTTCGTCTCcgatgcggccgcgcggctcaCCAaatgggcggcgcgggcagCAGGGCCACCGCCCAGAATCTtggacgcgcggcgcgagtgGCTCTTGCTCGACGAACTCGAGTGGTGACTCGGGTGGTGCGAAGCGTGgctgctcgtgctgctcgaATGGTGGTGGTGGTGGCCCTTACCCGACGCCTTGCTCTTGCTCGACTTACCGTGCTTGCTGCTCACCGAGTGGCTGTTGACGACCTGTGCGTTGCGGGCACCCGACGTAGCGTTGCTAGTGGCGCTCGCACTCGAGTTCGAGTTCGACGACGAGTTGGAGCACACCTTGGCCGAGTTCTTCGTCGAAGCACTAACCTGAGACTTGGCCGAGCGGTAGGAGCTCGGGAGCGAAGTCGAGCTGATGGTGCTAGAAACCGTCTCGATCGTCTTGTTCGAGACCTTGTCCGAGAAGCCCCATGCGTTGTAGGCACCGTCCATGTAACCAGGGAGTGCCGCCTTGAAACACCAACCGGCGTTCTCCTTGCAGTTCTCCATGGTCCAGCTCCAGAAGAGAGCACCAGCCGTAGCGTTACGGTAGGTGTCCGTCTGAGCCTGGCAGTACTGCGCATTGCTAGAGTGCTTGTTGTTGACACCGTTCAACGAGTTGGGGTTCAGTGCACAAGACCACTCGCCGACCACAATGTTGCCACGAGCCGTCTTCGAGGTGCTCTGCATCGCGTTCAGGATCGGGCCCTTGATCTGCGAGGTGTGCTTGTTCACGTTCGTCGACTGGTCCTGCTTGGTAAACACAAAGTAGCTGTGCGTGTCCTGCACCACAAAGTCCGAACGGCCGTTGACAAACTTGGCACCCTGGCTGGGCGAGAAGGCGTCATGGAAGTACAGCGGAAGATCCTCGGCGTACGAGTTAACCTTGCGCATGGCGTCCATCGTCTTTCCGTACCACGGCCAGAGCCTGTCGTTGTTCTGCGGCTCGTTCAGCAGCTCGATGCCGACCACGTTGGTGACGTTGGCAAACTCCCTGGTAAGGAACAGGAGGAAGTTCTTGGTCAGGTTCTCGTTCTTCTTGTTGTAGAACTGCACGCCACCGGTCGAGACACCAGAGTGAGCCTGCGAGTTCTGCGAACCGTACGCTCCGTGGAGATCGACCAGCACACCGATGTCGTACTTGTCGGCCCAGTAGATCGCACGCTTCAGATACTTCCACGTGTTGGTGTACACCTCGGTGTAGTCGTTGAAGGGCGAGTCTTTGGTGTGGTTTCCACCAGCGTTCCAGTAACCAATGGGGACACGGACGGTGTTAATACCCACCGACTTCATCGTCTTAAAGTCCTCCTCCGTGATAAAAGTGTCCCAGTGCTTCTCCAGCAAGGCACGCGCCGACTTGATACCATTCGACGACGTACCGTAGCCGttcagcacgtcgagctcaGCAGACTTGCTGCCGGCAGCGCACTTGAAGAGCGAGCCCGCCATCCAGTTCTCAAGCACAAACCACGAACCGGTGTTGACACCGATCTGCTCACGGTAGCGCATCATGTTGGCGCGCGTCTTGTTGAAACTGGGGAACTGAACGTTGAGGCTGCCCTTCGGAGTGTACTCGTCGACGATGGTGCAGCCGCTGTTGCCGACCGACTTGCCACTCTGATTGTTGTTGCTAGCCAGCTGGCGGCCACTCGTGttcgtcgacgacgacgtcTGGGGCAGGTGCAGGATGGAGGGCAGGCCCCACGACGAATCCTGCTCCGAGTTACCGTTCTGCACCTGCGCCACACGCGCACCACTGCTGGAGGAGCCCGAAGACGACTTTTGCACCACGGGGACGGGCTTGTAGTTGGCGGCCACCAAAGAGAGCGAGGAGGCCACCTTGGAGAAATCAATGCCAGGGGAAAGGATCTGCATTATGAATAGGAAATGTATCCGTCCGGCGGATAAAGGGGTAGAGAGAAGAAGCCTGTAACTTGTACGTCCAGCGTACGTAGGGAACAGAAAAGTCTAGCAACTCCAGGCCGCGTAGACAAAGGAAGGGGATCGCTCTAGAGCTTCGGCGCTCAGCACGGGATGGGGGATGGGGTCTGGCGGGAGCACCTTCCGCCCATGTTATATACATTGTTCTTGCACCTGCCCCATTGATCATCTACTGCTGCATTCGCCGTCGTAGCTCGACAGCCGCACAAACCAACTCCATCGAACATCTACAGCCACGGCGCTCCGTCGAACCCTTTATTGTGGAGGCATCCAGTCAATACTGGCGCATACACCAACTCTACGCTACTTATGTATCACGTGCCGCCAAGCCatggccgtgcgctggctCTGGGAAGATATGGCGGTGCATCACGACGAGAATTTTGACCACGTGTGCggcctggccgaggcggtggaAGCCTTCGGCCACGCTGCCGGCCGCCGGTGGGGGGGAGAGGAGTGTTGAGCCAAAGACAAGCCCGATATTGTGGGGCGCCATCAGGTTCACTTTCGAgttgcgcgcgacgagcgacaggtgcgccgcaaagcgctcgagcgcatagTAGTGGCTCTTGGGGAGCGTCCGCACCAAGCGGCTCATGGAACGCACACGGCGCGCTTGGTCGCTGATTTCTTCCGTGTCGACCAGCTGGTGGTAGAACGCATAGGGAACAACGGGCTCCgggagctcgcgcagccaTAGCTTGATCGTACTCGCAATAACATGCacgtcgacacgccgcagcgcaagtGTGTGCATCGGCTGCGTACGCAGCGCTTTTTGCAGCGCACTCACCGCCTGCTTCGAGCCAGAGATACGGTAGATCCCTtgctcgtgcacgccgcgcgcttcgaTCTCTTGGAGCAGGCACTCGATCGCGGGAGGAAGCGCGCTGTGGTAGCGCTGGtacagctcgcgcagcgagacttggaagagcgccgcaacgTTGGCACGCCCCTGGTGCTCGGACACCTGCGCAGCGTACTCGCCCGCGTCAAACTCAccgtcgaggcggacgtgcggcgcacattgcaggcgcgcgagccagTGGCAGAACGAAGCATAGTCGGGCACTTTGAGCGCACACCGCGTGCCGTTTGGGAGCACCATCTCGAACACGTACGGGTGCCGCTCGTACGGCCACACCCGAATCAGCGCGCCTTTGCACGAAAAGACGCTGGAGACGCGCGCAGTCGGCACTGCAgcaagcagcgcgtcggtacgcgacggcgccggcagcgccggcagcggcgagtcgagctgcgcacgcggcagctcgagcggcggcggtggcgcgtgcgtgtccacggcgggcggctcgatcgcggcgagcgcgacgacctTGGCTTCGTATGCCTGCAGCAGCGgaacgaggagcgcgggcggcggggCGCTGCTGAAAGGCGGCACCGCTGggcggcgtacgtcgcgcatcgcgccgaggcgggcaTAGGCCCGGGCGAGGTGCTGTTGCGCGTACActgcctcggcacgctgccgcagcATCACACGCGCCATGTCGCGCACCATCATGGGATACGCAAGCGACACGAGATCGCCGCTGGCGTGCACCGGCTGCCGCATGCTCATCGATGCAAGCCACGCAAGCATCCAATAAATGTccggcgtgcaccgcgcctGGGACACCGGGCTCGGCTGGATGGCCATGGCGAGCGCCGGAATGCGCTCAGACACCGCCTCCCAGACCGCGTGCTGGGCCGTAATCGCAGGAGCGACGAGCACATCGGCAATCACCGACTCGATCATGGacagcggcagcggcgcgtcgggaaggccgccgacgtcTTTCGCCatgtgcgcacgcgccatgCCCGCTGTTTCTAGGAGGatcgcgaggcggcgcgcacggtcgTGCGACGTcgcgacctgcgcctcgagccaCGCACGGACCGTCTCGTGCATCTCGCAAAGCTCACGCACGCAAAGGGGAAGCGTGTCCAAAAGGCCCGTGTCTTCTtgtgcgctcggcgcaggcagcaggcgcaccaGGGTCGCAAAcgtccgcggcgtgccttggctcgcgagcgcctgggccgccgcgcaccatCCCGCCGGGGGAACGTGGGAAAGAGAGAGTGCTGCACGCCCGAGATCCGCATCCCCAAGTGCCGCATACACCGGCGCAAGGACCGACTCGAGGAAGATGTACAGCTCTGCACTCGACGTCCACTCGACGCCTGCCTCGTGCGGCACTCGGGGCGCGTACGAATACGCGGCCATGGTCGTCACCGCCAGCTTGGGGTACTCTGTgcgcagacgctcgagtgtctcgaggagctcgggAATGTCGGAAAGGCTCGCGTCGCACTCTGCGCGCGCGTCACATAGGAACGCATACACCCCTTCAAAGAGGATCGGATCGGCGAGGAAGTCGTGGGGACACTGCGCCATCCAGCGttcgagcgtcgcgaggatATTCCCACGAATCGTCGCGACCATCGCCCAGTcggtcgcctcgcgcgcaaacGGCGCATTGACTGCGTCGTTCCAGGTGGGGTACTGGTTCGGGACGTGGTTGCGCGCATGCCACTGCATTTCGCGGCTCGCACTTTCCGCCGTGTCCCAGcgcagccgcagcgcctcgagcagctgcgtgctCGAGAGGATGTTTGGGCGCGAAAGGAGGATCGCGTCGCAGAACGCGGTGCGGTCCAGCTCGATGCTCAGCACACGGAACTCGGGCGGCTCGCGGTCAggcagcggcgagcgcaccacgaggtgcgcggcacCAAGCGCCAGCACATCGACGATGCGTGCCGTACTCGCCGCGGCAATTTCGACAGCAAAGTGCGAGGCatccgcgaggcgcgcgaggccggcgaGTGCTTCGTTGCTCATGTCCTGCGACATGCGCTTCGCGACGACCAAAGGCGACGCGAGCGAATCGGGCGCACGGTCCGGAAGCGCACGGAGCTGCAGACTCTCGCTGATACGAACATGCTCGCCACGGCTATCGTAGCGACCCGTCCACAACGGCAAAGCCGGCCACGCGCCCACCCCGGCAGCGCCGGGAAGCGCCGCCGGAAAGAGCGTCGGAAAGAGGGGTAGCTGAGCGCCGTCCGCCCAGGCGACGTCGCTCAtgcgcccgcgctcggGGAGGCCGCCGGCCAGCACCGCGCTGCCGAGGTAGTCGGTCACGCCCGTGTGCAAAGGGTAttcgtgctgcgcaagccgCTGAAAGAGGCACTGGTActcggcgatcggcgccACGCATTCCACCGGCTGCGTACGGGGATAGACCGTCGtcatgcgctgcgccagcgcacgcacacgATTAAACTCGGgctcctgcgcagcgaTCTGCACTtccatgcgcgccgcctgtgCCTTGGCACcgaggtgcggcgccgcagcctgcgcgaggcccgCATTGCCCAGGAACGGGATGCCCACGGTAGGGTCGTCGGCCCACTGCGTGCTGAGCGAGGTGTGCACGCCTTCCACCCACCCCAGGCCCGCGAGGTCCGTGGCCCATCCCGCGAGCTCAAAGCGGACGCCGGGCGGAACGTCGTGCcacagcgcctcgatgcatgccgcggcgcgcgagcacaGCGCAGCGCAGATCGCCGCCCACGCCGCATGGTCCTGCAGACGGCGtgaggcgcgtgcgacggcggccCAGTGCAGCAGCACTGGTGCGCGTTCCGCAGCGccctggcgctcgggcgcttcgtcgacgagcagctggcgcaggacgaggtgcgTAAGCCAgtgcggccgcgacgcatCAAAGCGTAGGGAACGAAGAAGCGACTCGGTcaccgcgctcgccatGCGGTACGCCGTAATCGGCACACGCACAaacgccgcgaggcggtccgCGTGAAAGACTTGGATCTGCTGCGCGATCTCAAACGGATCGCGCGAGAGCAGCAAGGGAATGCTCCAGCACGCATAGAGGCCTTGCAAAGCCCGGCAcggcacggcgcgacgcggcggcgcgtccggcaCCCAGTTGGTCGGGACGCACAGGTCGCCTGCAGCGCTTGCGTCGTGCCACACGCGCATCTGGCGCGCGATCGACGCACAAGCATTGGGCTCGTGTTTTGACAGTGCCGTGGTCAGCTGGTCGGCCTCGTGGAAGAAGAGCGAGGTGTGCCCGGCCGGGATCTGAGGGCGCTTCCACAAGAGCAGATCGAGGAACGcagcgatgcggcgcgtgcaccCCAAGTCGGATGGCACGcagccgaggcgctcggcgagaagGAGCGACAGACGTACGTGCTTTAAAAACACGTCAAACGAGacgggcgacgtgccgagcgcgtaAAACACAATGTGCAGAAACGTGCGCTCGTCCTTGtcttgcgcacgcagcgagtcGTTGGACGAGGTGGCCGTAACGGCACGCTGTGTGCCAAacacgagctcgtgcgccagcgccgcgccggtcgcaCGCTCGATCCGCGCCGTCCAGCTCGCGGGCTGCACGCCAGCGCGTACGAGGCACAGCTCAGGGTGCTGGGCAGGGCTGTCCCACGTCGCCACCTGCACCGAGTCGATATGGACCGACGGCGAGTGCAGTGCACTGGCCTGCGGCGTCGACGGAGACGACGTCGCATGGGCCGTCtcttcgtcctcctccAGCCCGCTGGGCCAcatcgacgagcgcacTTGAAAGGTGGCGCGCACTtccggcacgagcgcgctcgGGACCTTGTAAAAGAAGAGCGTGtcgtgcgcaagcaccgcCTTGAACGGGCGCCAGCCGCGGCCGGGCTCGTTGCGCGTCCGCTGCTTCGGAATCGCATCGGACCACCATGCCAGCGACCATGGCCCTGTGCTACGTTTGAGGAAGCCACAGACTGCATCTGCATCGTCGACAGCTCCCGGTTTGTCGCGCAGGCTCAGGCGGTCAAGGATCGATTGGGGGGGCGACACGACCGAAAGCGTACTGATCGACGGCgtggcacgcagcgcgccaggctcggcacgcgcgtgcgcctgtCGCGTTGCGACACGCACCAGCGGCTCCATCGCAggagcgctcggcgtctcGGGCCGGCTCATATCATAGGCCTGGTGGGAGCTtggctcgccggcgccctGCTCGCTCCGACGATGTAGGGACGGATGAGATGCCATCGGTGCGCTGATGGTGAAGGGCATTGCGCACAAGGGGGCAGCGAGAGCCCGCTAGTTATACATAACTACGCCACACCCATCTGCACGTAATAGCCGCGCCTTGCAGCTATGTGTCGGTTTCTCGTTGTGCCATGGTCCGTTCTAGAGGAGAAAGGGACATGCGCAGGGGCCAGGCAGGGGATTTGTcatcggcgcgccgatgATCGGGTGAGAAAACAAGAAGCAAGAGAGTGGGGAGGGTTGTGTAGCCATGCTGGATGACCTGCAGGATGGTATGCACTCCGCTGGCTAGGGAGAGTAGGGCAAAAGACTCGATTCCGTTGCACCGAACGCTGCCCGAAAATAAAAATAATCCCGGACCATGCGATACCATGCATTTCCATAGCTATCTATCAACGCGCGTCGAACAAGCCTGCCGACCATGTACACCGACTCACGCTCCTTTGTCGTCGCCATCTCTGTATCCACGCTCCTCAGTCTCTGTCGCACACTGTCCTTCTGTCCGTGTCATCGGAGGTATCCGTTGTGCACTATATGCTATGCACGAACGAGAGCACAGCACTGATGCCAATATACAATCTAGTGGTGCTCTTCATGGTGGTCACCGTGGTGGTCCCAAGGGTGGCGCCATCCCTGTGTGTGAGCTTTCCAGCGGTGTACATACTAGCAGAACCGGTCCGTCCTCCTTCATACGGTAAAAGATCCAGAACCACATCGTAGCACCCAGCAGTTTCGCGGTCCAGCGGTGGTGGAATGCAGGCTTGTGCGGGTGGAACCCAAACATGGGCTTGTACCAGCCTCCCGGAGCGCCGGCCATCTTGTCCTGGTAGCGAGGAGAGAACGGCGTCGGCCCGGAAACCACGTGGCTTTCGGCCgaaacgcgcgcgcgcctgtGGGCCGTTCGACGCGCGGATCCATCATCGCTGTCGAGGAGATGAGTCTCAACGTCAACGGACTCCCTGATAAAGGGCTCCTAAGCGATGCTGCCGTGTTTGCGCGGCTCGATCCGCTTGCTGCCCCGCTCGTGTCGCACCTGCAGAGCCGCTCGCTCACGGttccgacgcgctcggcgccgctcgatgGCCGCCAGCTCGCCCAGTTTGTCTACGATCTGGGCGTCTTTCAAGAAAAGGTGCTGGGtttcggcgctgcgcgccctGAGAACCCCAGTGCTGAAAATAAGAGTGCACAACACCCCCTGCGCATTCCTGCCTCGCTGCTGATGACCCATCCGTCGCTGACGGACTTTTCGGCACTGGACACGAAAGCGCCGCTGtacgccgtgctcgaggccgcaTTTACCTTCCTTGGCGAGAAGAACGAGAGCTCCTGGGACATGGAGGATGCACagaagcgcacgctctACGTGGAGATGATTGCGAGCGtccgccgcacgctgcgtgcgtcCAACGTCCTcccggcggtgcgcatcgccgtaACGAGCGACGtgaccgaggccgaggccacgCACTTGCGTGGAATTGCTGCGCGGATCGGATGTACGTTTATCTGCTGACCCAGGCGACTGGACCGACGACtcgacgcaggcgacgcaTGTGCTTAAAGTCTCGAACGAGCCCATGTCGGACGCCAGTTCGCACGAAAAGCCGCCCGAGTCGGAGTACTTCCGCACCGTGGCGCATCACGATAGCAAAGTGCTGATCCACGTGTGGTACCGGCCCGACTCGTACGATACGTGGCTCCCGGACAAGGACTTTTCCGAGCcggagcctgcgccggcgccgcgcacgtcggcgtgGGAGATTAGCGCACGCTGGCTGCGCGATGCTGACCTCTACAATGAGCTCATGAACGAGGAGGACTACGAGGCGGATGAGgaggcggacgacgcgcccgactcgaacgactcggcgcgctccaagAAACACAACCTCCCCGATTCGATCagcgacgatgcggcgaACAAGCGCATCAAGCTGCTGGTCGGCGCGAAGCCCGCGAATGCCACGCCGATTGACCTCTCTGGCGCACAGCCGATCCCGGGCAAAAAGTACGAGAGCGAGCCCGTGTCCGGCGGCACACTCGGCAACCTGCCGCAGGAGGCCgagcccgcggcgccggcgagcgccgagccgctcccggtgcgcgaggcggctACATCTGATGCACaggccggcgacgtgcccgCGCCTCCGACCGAGCACACGTCGCtggacgcggacgaggtCGCCCAGACTGCGCGCAAGTACCTCTCTGAGCAGACGCAGGAAGTGATCGTCCCGTCATACTCGACGTGGTTCGACATGGGCCATATCCACgcgatcgagcgccgctcgctccCCGAGTTCTTCAACAACAAGAACCGGAGCAAGACGCCGACGATCTACAAAGACTACCGCGACTTTATGATCAATACCTACCGCCTGAACCCCTCCGAGTACCTCACGTTCaccgcgtgccgccgcaACTTGGCGGGTGACGTATGTGCGATCATGCGCGTGCACGCCTTCCTCGAGCAGTGGGGCCTGATCAACTACCAGGTGGACCCCGAGACGCGGCCCGCATCGCTCGGCCCGCCGTTCACTGGCCACTTCCGCGTGCTGGTCGACACGCcccgcggcctcgcgccgttGCACcccggcacggcgcccgaggcgcctgcgccgcagcccgagAGCGTCAAGCCCGAGACGGACCACGGCGAGATtacgctcgagctgcgccgctccgtCTTCCAGTCGACGCTCAAAGGCTCGCGGCCAGTGGACTATGCAGAGGCGAGCTCGCTTGCGTCCGAGGCGCAAAAGGAGCTCGAGAATGACGACAAGAAGCCCGCGTACGCGTGCGATACCTGCGGCGTAAACTGCACGCAGTCGCGCTACCAAAGCACGCGCGCCAAAGACTTTGCGCTGTGCTCCAACTGCTACCTCGAAGGGCGCTTCCCCACGTCGATGTACTCGGGCGACTttgtgcgcctcgaggacgcggcCTTTAAGCACCCCGGCAGCGCGAATGGcgcgtcggacgacgactgga includes:
- the ATG2 gene encoding autophagy- protein 2 (EggNog:ENOG503NVTD; COG:U), with product MAASEHPEVRVKARVAPLRLYIDQDVKDFLESFGERLTQGNNASASGTPFIRYAEIFPVHLKLDYKPKRIDYNGLQQGSSSELINLFHFDASVMVLRRATVHGLHGWAHLFRVLDRIWAPDVRANQIADVVAGIAPVRTVVNLGAGLVDLVLLPVEQYQSDGNLVRGLHRGASGLVQAAALETLRIGAQISAGTQVLLERAEHMLGGDVAVPLEGETLEASQVFVPDRVSVNADAPRNMPDAARQAWRGLHHGMQSASRTILAVPRRDTASDGRSVVRAVPVAMLQGAVGATDASRRLFVGMQTTLDPQVASATERKYKRRDASR